The Sneathiella sp. P13V-1 genome includes a window with the following:
- a CDS encoding ABC transporter ATP-binding protein, with the protein MSNSILQLKGVKTNIEQYKILHGLDFDVPKDGLTVLLGRNGAGKSTTLRTIMGLWKAHEGEILFDGEDIREKQTSDISKAGIAFVPEDMGIFSALTVAENMALAVRSGKQSEERLEQIFKLFPAMEKFWDLPAGNLSGGQKQMLAISRAISEPRRLILIDEPTKGLAPAIIGAMIEAFQELKEETTILLVEQNFQFAKSLADHAVVIDDGHIVHKSPMEELSRDKAAQQQFLGLDL; encoded by the coding sequence ATGTCTAATTCAATTTTGCAGCTCAAAGGCGTGAAGACCAATATCGAGCAATACAAGATCCTGCATGGTCTGGATTTTGATGTTCCAAAGGATGGCCTGACCGTGTTGCTGGGGCGGAACGGTGCGGGTAAATCCACCACCCTTCGCACCATCATGGGGCTTTGGAAGGCTCACGAAGGCGAGATCCTTTTTGATGGGGAAGATATCCGCGAAAAGCAAACCTCCGACATCTCCAAAGCAGGCATCGCTTTCGTGCCCGAAGATATGGGTATTTTCTCTGCGCTTACCGTTGCCGAAAATATGGCCCTCGCTGTCCGGTCCGGCAAACAGTCCGAAGAGCGACTGGAGCAAATTTTCAAGCTGTTTCCGGCCATGGAAAAGTTTTGGGATCTGCCTGCAGGCAACCTCTCCGGTGGGCAAAAGCAAATGCTGGCCATCAGCCGCGCCATCTCTGAACCACGGCGGCTTATCCTGATTGATGAACCGACCAAAGGCCTCGCCCCGGCGATTATCGGCGCGATGATTGAGGCTTTTCAGGAGCTGAAAGAAGAGACCACCATTTTGCTGGTGGAGCAGAATTTCCAGTTTGCAAAGTCGCTCGCTGATCATGCCGTGGTTATCGATGACGGCCATATTGTTCACAAATCCCCCATGGAAGAGCTCAGCCGCGATAAAGCCGCACAGCAGCAATTCCTCGGCCTCGACCTCTAG
- a CDS encoding branched-chain amino acid ABC transporter permease, translating to MNTNNSAIETGKTSPIEWFNEKLPYLVVPLVILLALPLIGGLPTWVTLTLAGLAMGMMIFTMASGLSLVFGLMDVLNFGHGAFITFGAFVASSFVIPFSGWLQVDSFAQNLAALLTIMLIAVAVGSALGLAFEKVVVAPVYGDHLKQILITMGAVIVAEQMIPVIWGGAPVSMPKPASLNGVLVFGEIAFEKYRLFAFFVGVVVYLGLYLTLTRTRIGLLVRAGVENREMVEALGYRIDYLFIGVFIAGSALAALGGTLWGFYSELITASVGSEIMILVFIVVIIGGLGSVPGSLIGALLVGLVANYMGFLVPKLALGSNILLMLIILLWRPNGLFPVNKH from the coding sequence ATGAACACAAATAATTCTGCCATAGAGACGGGCAAAACCAGCCCGATCGAATGGTTCAATGAAAAGCTCCCCTATCTGGTGGTGCCTCTCGTTATCCTGTTGGCACTCCCCTTAATCGGGGGCCTGCCCACTTGGGTGACACTAACCCTTGCAGGCCTTGCCATGGGCATGATGATCTTCACCATGGCATCGGGCCTCAGCCTTGTTTTTGGTCTGATGGATGTCCTCAATTTCGGTCACGGGGCCTTCATCACTTTTGGGGCTTTTGTCGCCTCCTCCTTCGTCATTCCGTTTTCCGGTTGGCTTCAGGTCGACAGCTTCGCCCAAAACTTGGCTGCGCTCTTAACTATTATGCTCATCGCTGTGGCCGTAGGGTCGGCCTTGGGCCTGGCCTTTGAAAAGGTTGTGGTGGCTCCTGTCTATGGCGATCATTTGAAACAGATCCTGATCACCATGGGTGCCGTCATTGTTGCCGAGCAGATGATCCCCGTGATTTGGGGCGGCGCACCTGTCTCCATGCCAAAGCCAGCCTCCTTAAATGGAGTTCTGGTATTTGGCGAAATCGCGTTTGAGAAATACCGCCTCTTTGCTTTCTTTGTCGGGGTCGTGGTGTATCTCGGTCTTTACCTGACCCTCACGCGCACACGTATTGGACTATTGGTCCGGGCAGGGGTTGAAAATCGGGAAATGGTCGAAGCCTTGGGCTATCGCATTGATTACCTCTTTATCGGTGTCTTTATTGCAGGCTCTGCTTTGGCGGCGCTTGGCGGAACGCTTTGGGGTTTCTACAGCGAATTGATCACGGCAAGTGTGGGCAGCGAGATTATGATCCTCGTCTTTATCGTTGTGATCATTGGCGGTCTGGGATCGGTTCCGGGCTCCCTGATCGGGGCATTGCTTGTGGGGCTGGTTGCCAACTATATGGGCTTCCTGGTTCCAAAGCTGGCCCTTGGATCAAATATCCTGTTGATGCTGATTATCTTACTGTGGCGGCCAAACGGGTTGTTCCCGGTCAATAAGCACTAA